TCAGTGCCAATTCTTCAACCATCATTCGCGCAGCGAATAAGGAGCTTAAAGGAAAAGTAATACGCAAGGATCGGATTCTTCTTCAAATTGCGGAATTAAAGAATAAATATACCGAAGAGTCACTTTCAAAAAGAGCTATAAAACGTTTATCGAATGTACTGCTCGATGGACATACCACTTTTATTCCTAAACCTTTAGAAACCTATGGAATACCAAGTTCTGCCCTTCAAACAGGTGTCTTCTGCCAAAAGTGTCATACTTTTACCATGGAGCGGCATAGAAAGTGGATTTGCCACACATGTTTGGATACTTCCCATGATGCTCATATTTCGGCACTTATAGATTATGTATATCTCGTAAAACCCTCCATTACCAACAGCGAATTTCGGAACTTCCTCCAAATCAAATCTCCATCAAGCGCAAAAAAATTATTAACTTCATTGAACCTGAAACATTCCGGACATACAAAAGGCAGAGTTTATCTACTAGATTCTCTAATAGAAGGCTAGAACGGATTCTCCGCTGTTTGGGACGAATTCTCTCGACGGTAGGTCGAATTAAACCTATTTGGGACGAATTCTCTCGATGGTAGGTCGAATTAAACCTGCTTGGGACGAATTCTCTCGCTGTTGGGACGAATTAATCCTGCTTAGGACGAATTCTCTCGACGGTAGGTCGAATTTTTCCTGTTTAGGACGAATTCTCTCGACGGTAGGTCGAATTAATCCTGCTTAGGACGAATTCTCTCGACGGTAGGTCGAATTATCCCTGTTTGGGACGAATTCTCTCGACGGTAGGTCGAATTAAACCTGCTTGGGACGAATTCTCTCGACGGTAGGACGAATTAAACCTGCTTAGGACGAATTCTCTCGACGGTAGGTCGAATTTTTCCTGTTTAGGACGAATTCTCTCGACGGTAGGTCGAATTAAACCTATTTGGGACGAATTCTCTCCCCGGTAGGTCGAATTAAACCTGCTTGGGACGAATTCTCTCGACGGTAGGTCGAATTAAACCTGCTTAGTACGAATTAACCTCGGTAAAGGCGGGTTAATTATGATTTTATCGTTACAGGCATCATAATCAGCGCATTTCACCCATAAGTTGTGATACCTTATATTAAAAGGAGAGGTGCGCAATGAATATTAAACCGCTGGCTTA
This genomic stretch from Peribacillus muralis harbors:
- a CDS encoding nuclease-related domain-containing protein gives rise to the protein MIIKDCKMPLKIGMLESLVRRLPPGHVRHPSINEDIKKIQAGYRGEYRVFHLLKALPEKDYLLFHDLRLSGSPFPFQMDILILTPFFLLIVEVKNMAGEILFDNTFNQLIRTNPDGKTEAFDDPISQVSRQRIHLLEWLKTKKINNLPVETLVVSANSSTIIRAANKELKGKVIRKDRILLQIAELKNKYTEESLSKRAIKRLSNVLLDGHTTFIPKPLETYGIPSSALQTGVFCQKCHTFTMERHRKWICHTCLDTSHDAHISALIDYVYLVKPSITNSEFRNFLQIKSPSSAKKLLTSLNLKHSGHTKGRVYLLDSLIEG